Genomic DNA from Perca flavescens isolate YP-PL-M2 chromosome 14, PFLA_1.0, whole genome shotgun sequence:
atTTAGTCATAAAACCTTAAACTTTTCTGCCTTCCACTACAGGAAGAACGGACATGAAGGAACGGTGTCAGTGGACACTAGAGTTCCACTCGGTTAGTTTTGGGAAGCCACCAAGCAGCCAGTGGGCCAAAATGGACAAGAGCCCATCTTTTGTTCCTGAGGCTCAGTGTTGGCACAAGGTCCGAATCAAAGAGCCAAATCTCCCTGCAGCTGGACAGCAGCTGCTTCACCGAAGGAGAAAAGGTTTCACTGGTGATCTCCAAAGTCTGAGCAGCTTCTACAAACCGCCGGCCGGATGATAGATGAACTTCAGTGGAAAGGTTAGAGGGTTAAAAATAGACGAGGGGAGAATGAAAAGGAATGTGACAGCTGAGGAGGGCAGCGAAACAGACAAGAGAGGGGATCGGAGCGGTCTGAAGGGTGTGGAAGAAGAGGGGACGCCAACCGTGACACCACAACACCACCGACTATAAATAACCAGAGAATAGACGGGTCCTGTCCAGAGTCCTGTCCCAGCACCAACAGCATTTAGACAAGGAAAGACTCAAATAAAACGGcaataaatgttgttttttaaggAATATTTCAGAGGGGATTGTCAGataattaacataaatgtattttatgttatgTAGAATTACATTCATTTGGTAGATGCTTTTATCCGAAGTGACATTTTATTCCCCACAAGCACACATCAGGAGTTCAGGGTCTTCATTTAGAGAGACCTTGTAttttacttatatatatatttttgttaatttaataCATCATTTCCACTTATGGTTTTGAAGTTTCAACACTGTACGGTTGTTCAGCATGTAacgtagggctgcaactaacgactGTTTTCCTTAATTCATAATTTAAGGATTACTTTCTCGATTAATAAGCATTCACGTTCCCAAATATCCGAAAATGGCATGCTCTACCCCCATGTGGCCAGTTAAAATGTTAGCAGGTCTCCCCATTCACTGGGCAAGATGTGGCAGTAAAACTGTATGGAGCGGTTTATGGAAAGGTCATGGTTTCCATCAATCATAgatgaaatgtaggctactttgaaTCTGCAACTTTGAGAGACAAATGGGAGAGGATctttctataataataataataatcctccTTCTGAACGGTCTGTCTCTCCCCCCACTTCTTATATCATGGCAACACCCCTGTGCCAGAGTCACATTTCTTAAGACGCAGAAGCATGGAAGAGGatggacacttttttttttttacctgcagCTGCCTAAAAGATCATTGCCACACATGAAATACTCCCAAAGCCATCCCGACccataagcgaactaagcgtctgcttagggccccgtggCTAACAGAGGGCCCCCCCAAGagtgcttgaaatgtcccacaatagagctcataacagagccggtctatttatagatagtgttgctgctaataggtctcacaatagtctttaaatgcttatttGTAGATgatgagtgcttaaactaatatttacaatacacaagtttgtttagtgccaagtgcagtggcaacatgttacaatgtggGGAGTCCCCAAATcaaatcctgcttagggcccccaaaagtctaggGCCGGCCCTGAATACTCCCACCAAGAAAAGGTGGTATTAGGAGCAGGGGGTTCTCTTTTCTTCTATTGTAAGTTGTTTTTGTCGTCCATCCCAAGTTTTGTGTTTTGCCCAtttcaaatcatattttttgttaataaatgCCACCTTGTGACTCCTTACAGATCTGCTTCCCATCAACATCccatttaaagttttaaaatgccacatacaatcTACTGCCCTTTGGAGAGCTTTAGAGAATCAGGGATTCTTATGCACCAAAAAGGTTACAAAAGGTTGTAAAAGATGAGCCTTTTTCGGactaaaatctaaataaaaaagcACCAACTCACCCGTTGATTCCAATCTTCACCATTGTGTCTGATATGGTCTAGTCCTCGCTGGAGAGGAAACAGATTTAATACACTTTTAAGACATAGTTTAtccaaaaacaatacaaaacaggGCATCATGCAAAAGAAATGTAGCTGCAATAAGGAATCCAGAGAACAAAACACTCAAATTTACActtgaatacaaaaaaaaaaaaaatctaataagaGGCGCACTGCGCATAATCGGTATTGTTTAAACGAGAACATGTTTAGGCCTTATCATGTCAGCTTATAAATGTGCTTTAATTGTGCATTACTGTATTCCCAAacattgttaatatttgttttcaaacaaataaaattcCTACAAACCAGCTGCTACACAGTGAACTGGGGGCTTTCTGGGCCCATGTAGGGGGCCTGGAGTTGCCCACTTAACCCAGTTGATGATTAAGCAATATGCACCGTATATGCAcaacatatatacacaataaGTCTGTAGTATAAAAACTAGAAAAGAACTAGCTAACTCTCACAATTCAAACGCTTTCAAACTTTGTCAAAGTGTCCAACTAAAAGGGGAGAAGTTTAAATGGAGGCCTACCGTTTGTGCTGGCACCTCAGTCGGTCAGTCGGTCTGTCCTCAGGGGGGAGAAGAGAGCGCGGGGGACGAGCTGTTGTGTCACCGACATTTATCCCTTCCGCACGCCGCCGGCcacgccccccgccccccgTCAGAAATCAAGGTCGCGTGCAGCTGCCTGTCAAACTGCGCCTGTTGAAGACAGTATATGAGGTTAAACCTGGAGACAAGAGGAGATACACAAGTGCTGAATCAATTTGAGCtccggtaaaaaaaaaaacacacacactctgacttcATAATTTCGACAGTATGTGAATTTCAATGGCCTATTTACTATGAAATACTAATCCTCCGCCAACAAAAGTAGTTCCAGCCCAGGGggtaaaccatagactgttaatattaatatagcCTACAGTCTATGGgataaaccatagactgttaatattaatatagcCTATGGgataaaccatagactgttaatattaatatagcCTACAGTCTATGGGAGaacatactgtctatggttgctACGTGACAACGGCTAAGCAGGACAAGTTAGCTAGGTGGAGATTTTCAGATTTCTCATTAATATACAAATGAAAAAGATTCCTTAAGATAAATAACACATACCTCTTACAAACAAAACTTTTCATTAATAAGCAAACTAAACTGTTAACTCTTGATAAACCATGTTTAATGTATGACACTTAGGACTTTTGTTGCTACAGCCTcacttggtctggtatgaccttTTTATCGATCTAccgtatctatctatctaccgtatctatctatctatctactgtatccatccatccctctatCAATcactttatctatctatctatctatctatctatctatctatctatctatctactgtatccctccatccatcactctatctatctatctatctatctatctatctatctatctatccatccatccatctatataACCCAAACCAATACTAGATTTTTGAAGCAATACTGAAATTCATTTATTAAGTAATcacattaataaaataaattaaatgtataataTAACCATAAAAATGATGCTTTGGTCTAAATGGCTATATGACAGCCAGTCACTGTAGCTGCATTATTCTCACATTGTTTCTTTCAGATGGACATTCTTCTCCATTTAGCTGCAACCAGTACACAATTTGCTTTAGCACCATAAATTAAGATTAAAAAACTAttgaaaacacaacactttgtaaattattatttacttCACACTCAGATGCCCCCCCcaacaaccaccaccaccagcctgtaACTATCCTCCTGTCCAGTCTCATGTTTGACACTGTTGGTTATGTAACGCCGTGGAGTCCACTGCTACGTGAACTACAGCATGCACAGAGACGAGGTGGAGAGGAAATGTCACAGCAGCTTCACGCTTTAGCCTTTGAGCTGCCTCAGGCATTATAGTTTTATCCCACTGTAGCTCATGtgtacttttttatatttttagcaAACAGTTTAAACTGTCTACTACAGCTGTCGAATGTACAAGAAAGTTTCAAAAGAAAACCAAGGATGTACTACGgctcgattatggaaagaaaatcataatcacaattatttggGTCAATactgaatatataatatacaatatcACGATTACTTAACACAATTACTTATTGttaggaaagaaaataaagaaagttttgcatttattgaaacaattaaacaaatcaacagtgacaaaacaagggtttacttgcaaaaagtaatgtgaaaaatattagtttttctcaatttcattgtttttgtgatcgttagtaGCCAAAATTGACATGGCAATATTGTGTGCGATATTTTACATTTGCTCGGTGTTGACAAGAGTTGGAGATTAATACTAATGACTAAACAATTACTTCACCTGCTGCAGAGATTTCTACCTTAAAATATTCAGTTTCCACTGCGTTTTCCTTTATAAACAAATCAATAGACCTATTTATGAAAATAAGAGTAATATAAAGTTTTTACGATTTGCTGGAGAAGTTATTTATTGGGTTTCTGTGATACCTTGAGGCCTGCTGGGTGTGTTTGAAGCTCAGGCTCCGTGTTGTAATCAAAGAGCAGTTAGCGCAGACGCTCATCTCCTCTGGTTCTCCCCCGCTTATTTGCAATAAGCTGTTGAACAGCATGCACTATCATGAGAAAATTCATACTGTACCTCTTTTTAAATAATGACAAACAAGCCCAGTCTCCCAACTTTCCACAAGGTGTGATTTGATCAAAAGATGCCTTGATGTCGAGGTTAAACTGGACTTAATTTGGTTGATTACTGTATTACGGAACGGGAATTGACAAGACAACCAAATTTAGCTCAATGTTAACctacttttttttgtctcataaATCCCCAAATTCATGCTGACTGTGTAACACGTGGTTAAATTAGTTACCTTGAACATAATCATCTCCAAAATGAATTCATAAACACGTAGATCATTCATTTCATATCGACAAAACCAAATACAGACAAAGACAAATGATGTAATGCGTCTGTTGATTGAGAGCGCTTGTCTATCTGAAACCTCCTGTGTATCGTTCACAGAGAGACTGTCCAAGTCTATTCTTGGATAATCAGTCTGCAGGCTCCACAGATCATAACTCACATCCATTATAGTCTGCCGACTTGATGTTCAAACACCATGGAGCCACATATGTCCGGTATATTAGTGATGGTGTGGGCAGGGAAGTTTATTAGGCAACATGAGTGGGCCGAGTGcaccagaaaaaaaactgaggaGTTTTAAAATACCTTCCCGCTATGACACATTTAGATAAAGATCTAGttttactttaatttgttttgttacatgaaacacagagaaagacaggaaGGTTTTGGGATGCAAGATAAGTGATCGTACGTTCCCCCTTTTGCCAacacagaacacaaatcaaGTCCATTAAGACGGGGGCGGCAGTGTTTCCAAATTTCGccgttttaggggctcggaaacgccgGAGTACTCTGGACGCAAGGCGTaaaaacgtagcaaaagatattcgtttttaaaccaaaacgtagtaaCGTAGTAACGTCAGTGTAGATGTAGTCtgtattgccagaccttcctccacagcgctgtggaggagggtctggctagtccacacagcattctgggatgggagaaaaacatgctctggtttattggcatttctttaaaccaatcacaatcgttttgggCGGGTGCTAAGCGCAAGACGGAgctgcggtgccgctgcaaaaccgcctcgggaaggaacttgttttggtggaacgtgtgtgtatgttcaaaagttgttttagtcatgcaacagaaaactcagattggacagatagtctagctagctgtctggatttaccctgcagagatctgaggagctgttaaccatagtcctcagaaatccggAGCAATCACGGAAGTAGAACGttatggatatagactagtgtagTTGTCGCCTCAGAGGAAGAAAATATAGCATACTTTGATACACACAATACTTGTTCGTTTTCAGAAAAATCTAGATTATTCTTTAAATCAGACTTGTGTCCAAGAGTTAGGTCTACACCTCCGTAAATAAGCAACATGAGTCATGTGTGGCATCCAAACCTGAGCCACTTTGAGTGCACACAATGCTCCGGGCTCTTCTTTAAGTCAGCCTATAAATATGTCATCCAACCTTTTCATGCACCGAGCCTGAGGTCTCTTCATATAGTCTCAATATGTCAAAGAGTGTGACATTTTGCAGGGAGACACGTTGAGCCAGGCATTGCAGatcagggtcaaaggtcaacacaGTTATGAGTGAGTACGCCTGGAAAGCAACATGTGACTGAAAGGTTAGTTTGAATGTTTGAATAAAAGCCTAACAGCCCACATAAGATACGATTGAAGTGGTTCCtttgtgtgcacatgcatgtCATGGTGTAATGGTGTACATACCTGCAGTTTACATGAGATCTAGCTTGAGAAATGCATTGTCGTTGGTCAAAGTTGCATTCCAGCAGCGCTGATAACTCCCACCATCCACCACAACCATGCTCTATCAAATAGAAAAGGGAACCTGGTTGCTATGGCAGCCCCCACGGTTACTCAGCTGGTTAGTAACTCAAGTCTCGCCGTCTCCTGTCTGATATTTGTCTTTCTGCTTCTCAGATTGCGTGAACGTGTCGGTGTCTGGTTTTCGCATATCtcgactttttcatgacttttcctaatgaagctcagcgtaagttcattcaggaagacttctacaCTTCTTCATtctcctcctgctctctctctctctttcccaacATACTCAGCTGACTCTGGGCGCTCACTCTTTTTAGTTAAACCAATCCGATTTCGCCATGATCTACGTGAGCCAATCACATTGTTGCATCCAAATCTTAAAAGGGTAACTTTGgttttttaacctggaccctatttttctaTATGTTTACTTCTCATTATGCATATATACAAtatcacatttcttttttacattcagTCTTATTCATTTACAACACTGTCTACACAAATTTATTATATCATGatatcatttttttgtttatattttagccctAACTTGtactattttttcttttgtcttagaCTTGGAAACAGAAATGAGAACCTAAATTCACAAACAAAGAGCCTACTGGTAGGAAAAAGGGCATTTTACTGAATTCAAAGGGCAAATATACAGACTTACAGGTGGCAGCGTGCAGACAGTCAGGCCAAACAGGACTTTGGCAATGGGTGATCAGAACAGGTAGCAGAGTAGAGACAGGCAGGATTttcctgaaaaacaataaagacaataaTTCAATTGATTTCAGATCTTATAAAACAAGAAGCTTTAGCAATGTAACTGTTTTTCGTATTGTGTATTTCTTCATCGTTCTCCATGAAATGGTTGAATCCGAGTTGCCGCAGGAGGCACAAACTGTTTCTGGAGATGACCCtttataattcaatttaaagATGATGACATGTATAGCATTCATTAAAGAGTGGACGTGACAATGGATGTGGGAGAAAGACAAAAGGAAGACGCACCACGAAGGTCAAGAAGCAGATTTGGGTCTAGACGAAGGCAGCGGGTGATAAAACCTGCTGAGGCTCCAGGGATGAATTTGAGTTTAAACTGATTGTCTGTGACTTACAAATAAAAGTTTGCTTTGCAGTTGTCATTACCAAGCTCTTAACTTGCTCTAGTTCCAGTGTGAACACGGCCTCGAGAGAATAGAGGGAATGACAGATATGTTACAGTCTGACGCAGACATTATTTTTCATGAATGCTTTAAGCAAAAATCCATTTTCCTTTGATTTTATAGCTGACATGTGTGTTGACTAACTACGTCTTCAGTGTGTAGATGTGAGACAGAAGCGGTGGACCGATCTCACAACCCGCTGGATAAAGAGAGACAAAGGCAGAGGAGGTTTAGGGAcagatatgagagagagagacgaggagtaagaaaatatcaataaactttCAGTTGAAgagaatggagaaaaaaaaaggtagttaaGATATTAAAACTTTCTAACCGCAGACACTTAGAAACGTGCCTTCAGTGgcagagacaaaaagagaaaaagtttTTACAGTCCAGTTAAAGAAATGGAGTTTACGCTCTGGCTGCTGTGTGATGCCCTCTAGTGAGGACATCAGGAGACGTCCCATCAACACAGTTTAAAAATGGAAGTTCATTCTTGGCTTTTAGAAACAGAATGTGTAACAAAATAATCTCAGATCACCAAAACAAAACCGCAGAAAATATTTCTGGCAATACTTTTAACCAAGTTACATtattaaatgcaggactttgacttgTAACTGAGTGTATTTGTATTAtagtgtggtattgctacttttacttcagtaaattATCTGAATACTTATTTAACCACTACTGAAAACAGCCTCAGACACCATCCTGATGAAGGCAACATAGCCAAAAAGGTTTGGTGAAGTGAACAAAGCGTGGTGTAGGCCAATTACCTGTGTTGTTACAATCGGCCCTGCACGTGGAGGCAGACATAACATTTGACTTTTAGAGataaattcagttttatttatagtgtcaagtaaaataaaagaacactcaggacactttacaactagagtaggtccagaccacactcagtaatttacagagacccaagtattctccccaagagcaagcatttggtgtgacagcgacaaggaaaaacttccttttgacAGGCAGAAGCCTCGGACAGAACCTGGCTGTAGGCTGGCGGCCATCTGACACGACTGActggaggatgagagagagagatacagaaatatgactcataataattatagcactGACAATTACAGTAACAGTAAAGCTAAAGATCATGATAGTAGCAGAACATTGATCCGGACCACAGCAGCGGCTGCAGCCACGATCCcggtgccaccacaatccaaggaaatctgCAAGGCGAGAGAGCACAAGGACTCCAGTGCAAAAATGCATTTACAAAAGCGGGGCCCTGCAGAAAAAGTTTGGGTGAAtgcacagatggagagagagaggagagtggaGCTCAGTGTGTGATTGGCAGACTAAAGCGTGATTTTTACTTTTGCGTAAAATCTACACCGTGGCTACATACGTAAGTACCCGGAGACACACacctacgccgtagcctacgcTGTAGCCTCACGTGCACCTCTCGGAAAATGTAACAGGTTGCTGCGACTCACGTCGCTGggctgtggcttggtagcgttgcattttcCACTACTCAaatcctggttctccttctccataaacatgatatcaaggagagggttaacttttcctttACCCatcgtggtcagaaagcacaggggagagactgtttctcccactatgactctagagtctgcacttgctccgaagctaatcgccatCTCTCTCTACCACAAactccccacgcacacacacgcctgccctgctattctcttaaagagatcaaTGGACACACACCAActcacaagtataaacttcaggccacttacagtgaaagctctgcgtggagcctcctcATAACCATAAATCTAGCTTTAACCTATAGCGACATAACTAAGGGCaggtccaaggcaaacctgagcacAAGAATACAAGAtctatcaaagaggagagttttcagcaGAGAGCTGAAGGCTAATGTCCTGTGGAACTCTTCCAGTTCTGGTCCAGGAGGCAGACCCACTCACTACTTTTCAGTCGTAGAGTAGGCTTAAATACTTTGATAAAGCTTGTTACGGTTGGACCACCCTTAGTTATACTGCATAATGCTTGGACTACTGGGGTAGTTTCAAATGATCTACACTCCTCGCTCCCATCTACGTATTGGTGTCCCCTTAATGTGTATTAACTTGGCATCTTCATAAGTTTGCGCTTTTGTCTCACAGGTTGCCATGCATCATGGTTGCGCTTGTTGTCGTGACTGCTAGATGCCCTCCGCTACCATTTGCCATAACCCCTATTTATAGTGGTCTGAGTCTCTACCCAACCAGCAGATGGTCACTCACCTACAGCCCGATTCTGTTTAAGATTTTCCATTAAGGGGAGTTTTTCCCCTTGCAGCAATCAAGTGCTTGTTCATGTGGGAATGTGGGTCTCTAAGAGTAGAGTCTAGACACTTGAAGTGCCATAAGATACTTTGATTCAGCACCAAATAATTGTAAGTAGAAATGAAACAACTCCGTGAAAGAGATTGCCAACAACCCCTTTGAAGCACAGCGCACAACTAAAATTTAAAGCAATGTCAATATTCAAGCATTTTTTGCTATGtacattttcactttgtaaatatCTCTCTGATCTTAAAGTCTTGTTTCCTTTCAGGTTACATTTCCCCTTTACTGCAAGCCAGACACTGCAACACATTTGATGTAGAAGACGGTCAGTTGAAGTTTCTCATTTAACTTACTAGACATTTGTTTCTGCACACAGACTGACCGCCTCAAAAAGAAACCCATAGTTCATTACATCAAATATCTGGAGTAGAGCATTTAAGACATTCAATATCATCTGTCAGGGTACTGTGCACCTGTCACTCACAGAACTAAAGGATACCCATAGGCAGGGAGTGCAGTTCCAAGTATTTTATTGAAGGTCTCAACAGTTTATGCAAGAGCAGACTGCTTCTAGAAAGGTCAGGAAGCTGAGAACAGAAAGACCATTAAGCAAGTTCCCAATGCATTTTCATAAGAAATAAGTTTCTTCAACCTCACTTCAGCACAACGTTGTCTACATTACATTAGTTAGAATACCTACATTAAAGGTAAACGATATCTGTTGGACACAGGCACCCGTTGCTGCTGCCACCTGGGATGGTCTGATGATTCCATTGGAATTTGTCTTGAACTTCTAGGCTCACGAAGTACTTGTGGGTTTGAGCGAGTGGgcttaaagacaaaaatacCTCCCTGAGAAAGAGTAAAATTCAACATCATGCCAGCTTTGCGTTGGGGGACTTTTTGTCAAGTAGGCGGGCTGCTGGGTTTCAGTTTACCACAAAGTGGACTCAGGCTGGGGACCAGAATGCATCTCAATTGCATGACTTGAAGCAATAACCGATTGTGGCTGGTGCTTGGTCAGGTAGGCAGGCTGCTGGGATTTAGTTGACTGCAAAGTGGACTCAGGCTGGGGACCAGAATGCATCTCAATTGCGTGACTTGAAGCAATAACTGGTTGTGGCTGATGCTTGGACAGGTAGGTGGGCTGCTGGTGCTTAGCTTGCCAAGTAGAGTCCCTCATAATTTCATGACTTGATGCAATGTTTTGCAGTTCTGCATCAGTGGGCTTAGACTCAAAAATACCTCCCCCAAAAAGGTCCCCCATGTCAGCTTTGGTTTGAGTCTCCCCTTTCTGGAGCTTGGCAGGCTGCTGTGGCCTGACTGGGCCAGTGGGCTGCAGGGGCCTGGAAGGATAGCCCAGGTAGACGTGCTGCTGGGACCTGGCTGGGTATCCTAGTTTGTGGAGCTTAGCTGGGTAAGCATGCTGCTGGGTTCTGGACCACCAAGTGGACTGGGGCTTGGATAGGTAGCCTGGTTTCTGAGACTTCGATGGGTGAGAAGGCTGCTTGGGCTTGGATGGGCGAGAGGGCTTCACGGGCTTGGAAGGATAGTCTAGGTAGGCGTTCTGCTGGGACCCAGCTGGGCCGTTGTGCTGCTGGGACCTGGCTGGGTATCCTAGTTTCTGGAGATTAGCTGGGTAAGCGTGCTGCTGGGTTCTGGACCACCAAGTGGACTCATGTTGGGGAACAGAATCCATCTTAATGCCATTACTTGATGAAAGGAATCCTGTATTAGGGTTAGTTTGAGGTGGCTGCTGGGGGTTTTGTCTGGGTTCTTGAAGGATTGGATGGCCAGGCCCATAACTAGAAACACTTCCCTCTTGACTGTAGCCATCTACTTGCCAACCATAAGAACCACTATAACCTCCTGCACTCGGTGCAGCAGCTTGCTCCAAGTTCTCAGATGAAGCAAGGTTGAAGCTTCTTTGAAAATCAAAGTGAGGAGTAACATCTTTGAAGCCTCCATTTCTGTAGCTGAGAGCTAGAAAGAACAAAAAGGTCAGTCTTGTAAACAAGTTACTAAATGTTCTGTTCCTGTAGCATGAAGTCTTACCCTTTGCATGCTGCCCAAAAGTCACAAGTGAAAGCACAAGCACTctgaaaaatagaaaataagatGAACAAAACAAGGTTAGCACAATAAAATATCTGCTGAAATTAAGAAAGTAATCTTACCTCACACAGAACCCAGAggacatttttttcattaaagaCGAAGCCCAACAGCCTGCAAGACGTGCTAGCCGCAAaccaaaaaaatctgaaactgTTGTTTCAGCTTAATGACTGCTGCAACGTCAGTGGCCCTTTTTAAAGTGTTGGTACCTGAGTCAACCAATCGTGTCTCACACTGATGAAGTAATTTGCATCAGGTTGTGATGTCAGAGTGCCCGCTGACAACCTGGGCAGGTGTTTGCACTTTAGTTAATTCCACCCACTTCTACATTTCACCTATCATGTCAGTGAAGACAGTTTGTAGATCTGCTTCAATGGTCaattcacccaaattacaaactttacaaGGCTGCGAGACAAATGTCCCCTTACAGACAATAGTTGAAG
This window encodes:
- the LOC114567508 gene encoding uncharacterized protein LOC114567508, which encodes MKKMSSGFCVRVLVLSLVTFGQHAKALSYRNGGFKDVTPHFDFQRSFNLASSENLEQAAAPSAGGYSGSYGWQVDGYSQEGSVSSYGPGHPILQEPRQNPQQPPQTNPNTGFLSSSNGIKMDSVPQHESTWWSRTQQHAYPANLQKLGYPARSQQHNGPAGSQQNAYLDYPSKPVKPSRPSKPKQPSHPSKSQKPGYLSKPQSTWWSRTQQHAYPAKLHKLGYPARSQQHVYLGYPSRPLQPTGPVRPQQPAKLQKGETQTKADMGDLFGGGIFESKPTDAELQNIASSHEIMRDSTWQAKHQQPTYLSKHQPQPVIASSHAIEMHSGPQPESTLQSTKSQQPAYLTKHQPQSVIASSHAIEMHSGPQPESTLW